The genomic window GGTGATGCTGTTCATCCTGCATGGCTTGATGAACTCAGGCAAAATCTGCAGCCTGCTTCCGAAGGCCTTTACACACTAAAAAAGAAACTTTGTCTCCCGGATGCAGACATGTACGGACCCCCGGTTTCATTTATCCTGACTACTGAAATCAGTTGCATTTACAAGAAAGATGGAAGAGTAAGAAAGGTGCATAATCTTATCCTTGCCCCGGATTTCCGGACAATGGAAAAAATCCAGGCCAAACTTTCTGCTATAGGGAATATACGGTCTGATGGAAGGCCTATACTGGGACTTGATTCAAGAGATCTTCTTGAAATTGTGCTGGAAGCCAACCCGAGTGCCTTTATCATTCCAGCCCATATCTGGACTCCATGGTTTTCGGCTCTGGGCTCTAAATCAGGGTTTGATTCCATCGAGGAGTGTTATGGTGATCTTGCATCTCACATATTTGCAGTTGAGACAGGGCTCTCCTCAGATCCACCAATGAACTGGAGATGCTCTTTTCTCAACCGGTTTTCCCTTGTTTCCAACTCCGATGCACATTCTCCGGAAAACCTTGGCAGAGAGGCAAATCTGTTTGATACGGATTTAAGCTATACCGCGATCATGAATTCTCTTATGGGTAAAGACAAGGGTTTCACAGGTACCATCGAGTATTTCCCTGAAGAGGGCAAGTATCACCTCGATGGTCACAGGAAATGCAATATAAGATGGGAGCCGGAAGAAACAAGAAAACACGGAAGCCTCTGTCCTGTCTGCGGCCGTAAAGTGACTGTAGGTGTATTCCACCGTGTTTTCGAACTTGCAGACAGTGATCCGGTAAAGAGTAAAGGGAAAAACAGACGTAAATTCGTTTCTTTGACTCCTTTGAAAAACCTTCTTTCAGAAATTTATAAAGCCGGACCACAGAGTAAAAAAATCCAGGCTGTTTATGAATCTCTACTGCAAAAGATTGGTTCTGAATTCACAATTCTGATAGATACTCCTGTTGGTGAACTGAAAAAAGAGGACCCCAGGCTGGCTGAGGGAATCTCCCGGCTGCGTGAGGGAAAGGTAGTGCTTGATTCAGGTTATGACGGGGTTTTCGGCAGTGTGCATGTCTTTGACCACTGATGACCACTGATTAAGCTGATTTGACTGATTACACTGATTATTCTGTTCCTAATA from Fibrobacter sp. includes these protein-coding regions:
- a CDS encoding DNA helicase UvrD, which encodes MKFIADLHIHSRYSLATSNQLVPEMLDLWGRKKGIRVVGTGDAVHPAWLDELRQNLQPASEGLYTLKKKLCLPDADMYGPPVSFILTTEISCIYKKDGRVRKVHNLILAPDFRTMEKIQAKLSAIGNIRSDGRPILGLDSRDLLEIVLEANPSAFIIPAHIWTPWFSALGSKSGFDSIEECYGDLASHIFAVETGLSSDPPMNWRCSFLNRFSLVSNSDAHSPENLGREANLFDTDLSYTAIMNSLMGKDKGFTGTIEYFPEEGKYHLDGHRKCNIRWEPEETRKHGSLCPVCGRKVTVGVFHRVFELADSDPVKSKGKNRRKFVSLTPLKNLLSEIYKAGPQSKKIQAVYESLLQKIGSEFTILIDTPVGELKKEDPRLAEGISRLREGKVVLDSGYDGVFGSVHVFDH